The genomic DNA TTCCAGACGGGCAGGGAGCCAGTTTCTGTGAGGCAGCAACGAGCTTGGGACCCGCGGCAGCATGGATAGCACCATCGACGCCGCCGCCACCGATCAGTAGTTCGTTTGCGGCATTTACGATGGCATCAACATCGAGTTTCGTAATGTCGCCCGAATGAAGTTCAATACCAGGCATCAATCTTGCTCAACGGGATAACGATTGACATAACCGAGTTGCGGCGAATGACCAACCACTTCAAAGACATCGGCTCCGCAACTTCGGTTCATGTCGTGGTTCGCGAAGTACCCACGACCACAGTCGGCACCACATCGCTGCTTACAAGTCTACCCGATTCGAATCGCCAAGGGGAACGATCATAGATTTTTCGGCTGGCGCATACGGCGTCTGACCTGCCATCTCGGAGCAGAAATAAACCGTGACATCAAATGCGATCAACAGGATATTGCTGTCCCTTTAGATTAGATGGGCCGTGATACGCAACGATAATCAAACAGTGAATTCAAG from Stieleria sp. JC731 includes the following:
- a CDS encoding macro domain-containing protein, translated to MPGIELHSGDITKLDVDAIVNAANELLIGGGGVDGAIHAAAGPKLVAASQKLAPCPSGNARLTPGFNLKANFVIHAVGPM